The Ralstonia pickettii DTP0602 genome segment GCTACGGGATTACTGCGCCTGCTTGAGCTGCTCCAGGATCGCCGGGTTCTCCAGCGTCGAGGTGTCCTGCGTGATTTCCTCACCCTTGGCCAGCGACCGCAGCAGGCGCCGCATGATTTTGCCCGAGCGCGTCTTGGGCAGGTTGTCGCCAAAGCGGATGTCCTTGGGCTTGGCGATCGGGCCGATTTCCTTGCCGACCCAGTTGCGCAGCTCGGTGGCGATCTTGACGGCCTCTTCGCCAGTGGGACGCGCGCGCTTCAGTACGACGAAGGCGCAGATCGCCTCGCCGGTCATGTCGTCCGGGCGGCCCACCACCGCGGCTTCGGCCACCAGCGAGTTCGCCACCAGCGCCGACTCGATCTCCATCGTGCCCATGCGGTGCCCCGACACGTTCAGCACGTCGTCGATGCGGCCCATGATGGTGAAGTAGCCGGTGTCCTTGTCGCGGATCGAGCCGTCGCCGGCCAGGTAGAGGTTGCCGCCGAGCTCCTCGGGGAAATAGCTCTTCTTGAAGCGCTCCGGATCCCCCCAGATGGTGCGGATCATTGCCGGCCACGGGCGCTTGACCACCAGGATGCCGCCGTTGCCGTTGGGCAGGTCATGGCCGGTCTCGTCGACGATCGCGGCCATGATGCCCGGCAGCGGCAGCGTGCACGAGCCCGGCACCAGCGGCGTCGCGCCCGGCAGCGGCGTGATCATGTGGCCGCCGGTCTCGGTCTGCCAGAAGGTGTCGACGATCGGGCAGCGCTCGTTGCCGATGTTCTTGTAGTACCACATCCAGGCTTCGGGGTTGATCGGCTCGCCCACGGTGCCGAGCAGGCGCAGGCTGGACAGGTCGTATTGCTTGGGGTGGATCTTCTCGTCGGCCTCGGCGGCCTTGATCAGCGAGCGGATCGCGGTCGGCGCGGTGTAGAAGATGCTGACCTTGTGGCGCGCGATCATGTCCCAGAAGCGGCCGGCGTTGGGGTACGTGGGCACGCCTTCGAACACCACCTGGGTGGCGCCAGCGGCCAGCGGGCCATAGGCAATATAGGTATGGCCGGTGACCCAGCCGATGTCCGCGGTACACCAGAACAGGTCGTCGGGCTTGATGTCGAAGGTCCACTTCATCGTCATCAGCGCCCATAGCAGGTAGCCGCCGGTGCTGTGCTGCACGCCCTTGGGCTTGCCGGTGGAGCCGGAGGTGTAGAGCACGAACAGCGGATGCTCGGCGCTCACCGGCTCGGCTTCGCAGGTGTCCGGCTGGTCCGCGCTGACGTCTTCCATCCAGCGGTCGCGGCCTTCGGTCCAGGCCACGTTGCCGCCGGTGCGGCGGTAGACGATCACGTTCTTGACGGCGTCGCAGCCGCCCAGTGCCAGCGCATCATCGGCGATCGCCTTCAGCGGCAGCGCCTTGCCGCCGCGCATCTGCTCGTCGGCGGTGATCAGCGCCACCGCGCCGACGTCCACTAGCCGCTCCTGCAGCGACTTGGCCGAGAAGCCGCCGAACACCACCGAATGCGTGGCACCTAGCCGTGCGCAGGCCTGCATCGCCACCACGCCTTCGATCGACATCGGCATGTAGATCACGACCCGGTCGCCCTTCTTGATGCCAAGCGACTTCAGGCCATTGGCGAAGCGGCAGACCTTGCCATGCAGCTCGCGGTAGGTGACGCGGCTGACGGTGCCGTCGTCGGCCTCGAACACGATCGCGACCTTGTCGGCGTTGCCGTTCTGCAGATTGCGGTCCAGGCAGTTGTAAGACGCGTTGAGCTCGCCGTCTTCGAACCACTTGTAGAACGGCGCGTTGCTCTCGTCCAGTACCTTGGTGAAGGGCTTGTTCCAGTGCAGCAACTCACGCGCGTGGCGGGCCCAGAAGCCCTCATAGTCGCGCTCGGCTTCTTCGCACAGCGCCTGATAGGCCTCCATGCTGGGGATCGCGGCTTGCCTGGCGAATTCCTCGGGCGGGTTGAACACGCGATGCTCGTGCATCACCGATTCGATAGCGGACATAGGTCTTGTCTCCTGACTTTGGACTGGCTTTGGCTGCCACGTTACGCCCGACGCCTTACTGAAACCTGACGCTCGGCGGCTGCGCGCGCCCACGGCACGGTTGGGGCAGTTCCCGGTGCGCATGCTGCAGCGCAGCAGGAACAGTCCAGCCATCGGGGGCGAAAGTGCGGCCTTCTCCATTAGGCTAGCACAGCTATAATGCCGCGACCCCTATACCTGAACGCGGCGCTGACCCTTGCCGCGCTCCCCAGGCCCACCAGCCCGCCGTGCCATATGCCGGCCCGCACGCCGGACGACCGAGGCAGTAACCTGTGTCCGCCAACCCTCCCGTCCAGACCTCCGCCTCCCCCCCCCCGTCTACGCCCTCTTCCTGATCGCCTCGATGGCGCTGGTCGGCAGCAATGTCGGACTGGGCAAATCGATCATCGCGCATGTGCCGGTGCTGTTGTTCGCGCTGCTGCGCTTTGTCATCGCCATCATCTGCCTGGCGCCGTGGTACCGGCCGGCGCGCATGCGCCGCGTCTCGCGCGGCGAATGGCTGAACCTGTTCCTGCAGGCGTTCTTCGGCACCTTCCTGTTTACGCTGCTGATGCTCAACGGCGTGCGGCTGACCAGCGCCATGGCCGCAGGCGTGATCACCAGCACCATCCCCGCCACGGTGGCGATCCTGTCCTGGCTGCTGCTGCGCGAGCGGCTGTCGCGGCGCACGGTGGCATCGGTGCTGCTGGCGGTGGCCGGT includes the following:
- a CDS encoding acetyl-CoA synthetase (K01895: ACSS, acs; acetyl-CoA synthetase [EC:6.2.1.1]), which encodes MSAIESVMHEHRVFNPPEEFARQAAIPSMEAYQALCEEAERDYEGFWARHARELLHWNKPFTKVLDESNAPFYKWFEDGELNASYNCLDRNLQNGNADKVAIVFEADDGTVSRVTYRELHGKVCRFANGLKSLGIKKGDRVVIYMPMSIEGVVAMQACARLGATHSVVFGGFSAKSLQERLVDVGAVALITADEQMRGGKALPLKAIADDALALGGCDAVKNVIVYRRTGGNVAWTEGRDRWMEDVSADQPDTCEAEPVSAEHPLFVLYTSGSTGKPKGVQHSTGGYLLWALMTMKWTFDIKPDDLFWCTADIGWVTGHTYIAYGPLAAGATQVVFEGVPTYPNAGRFWDMIARHKVSIFYTAPTAIRSLIKAAEADEKIHPKQYDLSSLRLLGTVGEPINPEAWMWYYKNIGNERCPIVDTFWQTETGGHMITPLPGATPLVPGSCTLPLPGIMAAIVDETGHDLPNGNGGILVVKRPWPAMIRTIWGDPERFKKSYFPEELGGNLYLAGDGSIRDKDTGYFTIMGRIDDVLNVSGHRMGTMEIESALVANSLVAEAAVVGRPDDMTGEAICAFVVLKRARPTGEEAVKIATELRNWVGKEIGPIAKPKDIRFGDNLPKTRSGKIMRRLLRSLAKGEEITQDTSTLENPAILEQLKQAQ